In one Deltaproteobacteria bacterium genomic region, the following are encoded:
- a CDS encoding multicopper oxidase domain-containing protein: MDTESRKGGVLSGSPTRVWRYRATVNQGDSNKVVDIPESYLGPIINVRQGENIRIRFKNNIPEKSIIHWYGLHVPAIMDGHPRYAVSQGQSFLYEFTVTNRAGTYWYHPHSHGRTGPQVHGGLAGLFLVSDEEELSAGLPENEFDVPLLIQDRTFDVDNQFVYMSRNRMARMTGFLKDTVLLMPGESIRILTDFSDYSGLFLYHCHNLEHEDMGMMRNYFARKN, encoded by the coding sequence ATAGATACTGAATCACGGAAAGGGGGAGTCCTTTCGGGCAGCCCAACCCGTGTCTGGCGATACCGTGCCACAGTCAACCAGGGCGATTCGAACAAAGTTGTCGACATTCCGGAAAGCTATCTCGGGCCGATCATCAACGTACGCCAGGGAGAGAACATTCGCATTCGATTTAAAAACAACATACCTGAAAAATCCATCATTCACTGGTACGGCCTTCACGTGCCGGCTATTATGGACGGGCATCCGCGTTATGCCGTTTCCCAAGGACAGTCTTTTCTCTACGAGTTCACGGTAACCAACCGGGCCGGGACTTATTGGTATCACCCCCACTCCCATGGTCGAACCGGGCCTCAGGTCCATGGCGGACTCGCCGGACTTTTTCTCGTCTCTGACGAAGAAGAGCTGTCAGCAGGGTTGCCGGAAAACGAATTTGATGTTCCCTTATTGATTCAGGACCGTACTTTTGATGTGGACAATCAATTCGTTTACATGTCGAGGAACAGGATGGCCCGCATGACCGGATTTCTGAAGGACACAGTCTTGTTGATGCCGGGCGAAAGCATAAGAATACTGACCGATTTCAGTGATTATTCAGGTTTGTTTTTATACCATTGCCACAATCTGGAGCACGAAGATATGGGGATGATGCGAAACTATTTTGCGAGAAAAAATTAA
- a CDS encoding periplasmic heavy metal sensor, protein MRTLRNIILTIAVIAAAGIGINAFAHGGMGWGGGMMGYGGGMMGGYYGGWGHHGPGWHHGYGYDNDRNNRWTDEDYRKFDQQREAFFKETQDIRSRLYDKEEELQAELNKENPDAAKASSIQKEISELQSQLDQKRIHFMVEMRKQNPDVGRGFMGGGPMMGYGYSRGEHCW, encoded by the coding sequence ATGCGTACATTAAGAAACATTATACTCACGATTGCAGTGATCGCGGCAGCAGGTATCGGCATCAACGCCTTTGCCCATGGTGGCATGGGCTGGGGCGGGGGTATGATGGGTTATGGCGGCGGAATGATGGGTGGGTACTACGGCGGCTGGGGTCACCATGGCCCGGGCTGGCATCATGGCTATGGTTATGACAATGACAGAAATAACCGGTGGACCGATGAAGATTACCGTAAGTTCGATCAGCAGCGCGAAGCCTTTTTCAAGGAAACCCAGGACATCCGAAGCAGGCTCTATGATAAAGAAGAAGAACTGCAGGCCGAACTGAATAAGGAGAACCCGGATGCCGCCAAGGCGTCAAGCATCCAAAAAGAAATATCCGAGTTGCAGTCTCAACTGGATCAAAAACGCATTCATTTTATGGTAGAGATGAGAAAACAGAATCCAGATGTCGGCCGAGGATTTATGGGCGGCGGGCCCATGATGGGGTACGGATATTCCAGAGGCGAACACTGCTGGTAA
- a CDS encoding multicopper oxidase domain-containing protein: MRIKIRIPYSRLLLMLFLASVLPNKGWAETVTYELTIAWEKVTIEGISADGMTINGGIPGPTLRFREGDLARIVVRNRMQVATSIHWHGVLVPPNMDGVPYISFPPIEPGTTFKYEFPIRQSGTYWYHSHSSLQEQRGVYGSIVIEPRHPKQRADSDHVVLLSDWTTEDPHAVLHTLKRGSEWYAIEKGSGQSILGAARVGLLGDYFTRELQRMPPMDIADVAYNYFLANGQPETEINAAGGETVRLRIINGSATTYFHIEYAGGPMSIISADGLDVEPLELQRLLIGVAETYDVLITIPHNGAYELRATSHDASGYASVWLGSGKKFVAPDMPYPNLYQSMHHGSETSIWALTPAGTMGMSDRLVESGQFDQPGMMGMKGMSMTDEPMTMTGHHDSVETGMQGMSMGAEHGAGHATDTASESDGMHTDKMAVHSGHPQSDSDMTKTSVMEGMEKSESGGHAMQEGTIPNRKGKKYGRYFRLLTSDVSSRKALAAEGMGPERPWPPYGRLRALQPTVFDPGRPVREIRLTLDGDMERYVWFINNKALSESDIIRIKAGEVVRFIMINRTMMHHPMHLHGHFFRVINGQGNHAPLKHTVDVAPMSTTVIEFAADEFGDWFFHCHLLYHMKSGMARFIHYDGYQPDAAVAAVQSNLFKESWYAWGQADILSNMTEGALTLSDTRNIFQAQWETGWQHVDGTEWEGLLTYDRYVNRFSRLFVGADFMGYEDKTEETRGVLGVRYLLPLNVESMLWVDSDGGARVALDKEFTLTPRLSLIGEVQYDTHDQWEGKTGMSYLLTKNVSLLGQWHSEYGWGGGLQVRF, from the coding sequence ATGAGAATAAAAATTCGCATACCATACAGCCGGCTGCTGCTGATGCTTTTTCTGGCCAGTGTGCTGCCAAATAAGGGCTGGGCGGAAACAGTGACCTACGAACTGACGATCGCTTGGGAGAAAGTGACAATTGAAGGAATCTCAGCTGATGGCATGACCATCAACGGAGGCATCCCTGGTCCGACTCTGCGCTTTAGGGAGGGAGATCTGGCACGTATTGTTGTGCGTAATCGTATGCAGGTGGCAACATCCATACACTGGCACGGCGTACTTGTGCCTCCCAATATGGATGGCGTGCCCTATATCAGTTTTCCACCCATTGAGCCGGGAACCACGTTTAAGTATGAGTTTCCCATTCGCCAGAGCGGCACCTATTGGTACCACTCCCATTCGAGTCTGCAAGAGCAGCGCGGCGTATATGGCTCCATTGTGATTGAACCGCGACATCCGAAACAGCGCGCGGACAGCGATCATGTGGTCCTGCTGTCCGACTGGACCACCGAGGATCCACATGCTGTCTTACACACCCTTAAGCGTGGTAGCGAGTGGTATGCCATTGAAAAGGGAAGCGGTCAGAGCATTCTGGGCGCAGCCCGTGTCGGTTTATTGGGCGACTATTTCACACGCGAACTGCAGCGTATGCCGCCCATGGACATTGCCGATGTGGCTTACAACTATTTTCTGGCCAATGGTCAGCCCGAAACTGAGATTAATGCTGCGGGTGGAGAAACAGTTCGCCTGCGAATCATCAACGGCTCGGCTACTACGTATTTTCATATCGAATATGCCGGGGGGCCTATGTCCATTATTTCTGCCGACGGATTGGACGTCGAACCGTTGGAGTTACAACGCCTTTTAATTGGTGTGGCCGAAACGTACGATGTGCTGATAACCATCCCGCATAACGGGGCATATGAGCTGAGGGCCACATCCCATGATGCCTCCGGGTACGCTTCCGTCTGGCTGGGCAGCGGTAAAAAGTTTGTCGCACCCGACATGCCCTACCCCAATTTGTACCAAAGCATGCACCACGGCAGTGAAACCAGTATATGGGCGCTCACACCCGCGGGCACCATGGGTATGTCGGACCGCCTGGTGGAATCCGGTCAATTTGACCAACCCGGTATGATGGGCATGAAGGGCATGTCGATGACCGACGAACCTATGACGATGACGGGGCACCATGACTCGGTGGAAACAGGCATGCAAGGCATGTCCATGGGCGCTGAACACGGCGCAGGTCATGCAACCGATACTGCATCGGAATCCGACGGAATGCACACAGATAAAATGGCTGTTCATTCCGGTCATCCGCAGAGCGATTCGGATATGACTAAAACATCTGTCATGGAAGGCATGGAAAAAAGCGAATCTGGTGGCCACGCCATGCAGGAAGGGACCATCCCGAACCGCAAAGGCAAAAAATATGGTAGATATTTTCGCTTATTGACCTCGGATGTGTCATCCAGGAAGGCGCTGGCAGCAGAGGGCATGGGGCCGGAACGCCCCTGGCCGCCCTATGGCAGGCTGCGTGCCCTGCAGCCAACGGTTTTTGATCCCGGTAGGCCGGTTCGCGAGATTCGATTGACTTTGGACGGGGACATGGAGCGCTACGTCTGGTTCATAAACAACAAGGCCCTTTCCGAAAGCGATATTATTCGTATCAAAGCCGGGGAAGTGGTCCGGTTCATCATGATCAACCGCACCATGATGCACCATCCCATGCATCTGCACGGTCATTTTTTCAGGGTCATCAACGGGCAGGGGAATCATGCGCCACTCAAACACACGGTGGATGTGGCCCCCATGTCGACCACAGTGATCGAGTTCGCAGCCGATGAATTCGGTGACTGGTTTTTTCACTGCCACCTGCTCTATCACATGAAGAGCGGCATGGCGCGGTTCATCCATTATGACGGTTACCAACCGGACGCTGCTGTGGCCGCTGTCCAGTCGAATCTTTTTAAGGAATCCTGGTATGCCTGGGGGCAAGCCGATATTCTCAGCAACATGACCGAAGGCGCGCTGACCCTGTCGGACACGCGCAACATATTTCAGGCGCAGTGGGAGACCGGATGGCAGCATGTCGACGGCACCGAATGGGAAGGTCTCCTAACCTATGATCGTTATGTAAACCGTTTCAGCCGCCTGTTTGTGGGCGCTGATTTCATGGGATATGAAGATAAAACTGAGGAAACGCGGGGGGTGCTCGGTGTACGTTACCTGTTGCCTTTGAATGTCGAATCCATGCTTTGGGTGGATTCCGATGGGGGCGCACGAGTGGCACTCGACAAGGAATTCACTTTGACGCCACGGTTATCTCTAATCGGCGAAGTACAATATGACACCCATGATCAGTGGGAGGGCAAGACCGGCATGTCCTATTTGCTGACAAAAAACGTCTCCCTGCTGGGCCAGTGGCACTCGGAATACGGCTGGGGTGGTGGCCTGCAGGTACGGTTTTAG
- a CDS encoding SoxR reducing system RseC family protein, producing MPENIGIVIKTEPNEYAQVLLDRKNACGGCESSGTECHSCLAGAKKIQSRAVNRVGAKVGDVVKLQLSFGILSAGAAILYLLPIVAMLCGAFAGHWLAEWSNMAEVTASILGAVCGLVFGFVIVIFIDRSPGMRNKITPTITEIVTPDIRMTGVNKASCCSY from the coding sequence ATGCCGGAAAATATAGGAATAGTCATAAAAACAGAACCGAATGAGTATGCACAGGTTTTACTGGATCGCAAAAACGCCTGCGGCGGATGTGAGTCAAGCGGCACTGAATGCCACAGTTGTCTGGCAGGTGCCAAAAAAATACAAAGCCGCGCGGTCAATAGGGTAGGTGCCAAGGTCGGCGATGTGGTTAAACTTCAGTTGTCCTTCGGTATCCTGTCAGCCGGTGCCGCCATTTTATACCTGCTTCCTATAGTTGCCATGCTTTGCGGCGCTTTTGCCGGACACTGGCTTGCTGAATGGTCGAACATGGCTGAGGTGACGGCTTCGATCCTCGGTGCTGTTTGCGGACTGGTCTTCGGCTTCGTCATTGTGATCTTTATCGACCGCAGTCCGGGAATGCGAAATAAAATCACGCCGACCATCACCGAAATCGTTACACCCGATATTCGTATGACGGGTGTGAATAAGGCATCTTGCTGCAGTTATTAA
- a CDS encoding cation transporter, whose product MAKQTFSISNISCGHCVATIQNELQELDGVVKVDADSQSKTATVEWDAPATESQIKSKLSEIGYPTST is encoded by the coding sequence ATGGCAAAACAAACATTTAGCATTTCGAACATATCATGTGGTCATTGTGTGGCCACCATTCAGAATGAACTTCAGGAACTCGATGGGGTGGTAAAAGTCGATGCGGATTCTCAAAGCAAGACGGCTACGGTTGAATGGGATGCGCCGGCCACCGAATCGCAAATAAAGAGCAAGCTCTCAGAAATTGGTTATCCGACGTCTACTTAG
- a CDS encoding YHS domain-containing protein, whose amino-acid sequence MTTLSQNDRYIDPVCHMKVDKKSTVPPFDFEGDTYYFCAEGCRQAFMAAPGKYLGVKPAKKKGVWGRYLNRLNKATGGKPPSCCH is encoded by the coding sequence ATGACAACTCTATCTCAAAACGATCGATATATCGATCCGGTGTGCCACATGAAAGTGGACAAGAAGAGCACGGTGCCGCCTTTTGATTTTGAGGGTGACACCTACTACTTTTGCGCCGAAGGATGCCGGCAGGCTTTTATGGCTGCCCCAGGTAAGTATTTGGGTGTTAAACCTGCCAAGAAAAAGGGGGTTTGGGGGCGATACCTGAACCGACTTAACAAAGCAACCGGCGGCAAACCGCCTTCTTGCTGCCATTAA
- a CDS encoding SHOCT domain-containing protein yields the protein MKGYNEMNHKTSTLISIGVSAVLVALGVWFLYRHNIGFWPENERWLMGHHGFIGGGMGIIMIIFWVLIIGAFALIISGGVNGIRSARQGGEDRPDPLEILKQRYARGEIDRTEYEEKRRILSS from the coding sequence ATGAAGGGATATAATGAAATGAACCATAAAACTTCAACCCTTATCAGCATCGGCGTCTCAGCTGTCCTAGTTGCCCTGGGCGTGTGGTTTCTTTACAGGCATAATATCGGATTCTGGCCTGAAAACGAGCGTTGGTTGATGGGGCACCATGGTTTTATAGGAGGCGGCATGGGAATTATTATGATTATCTTTTGGGTTCTTATTATCGGCGCGTTTGCGCTGATCATATCGGGCGGTGTCAATGGTATCCGCTCTGCAAGACAAGGTGGTGAAGACAGACCTGATCCACTGGAAATACTCAAGCAGCGCTATGCACGAGGTGAAATTGACAGGACCGAGTACGAAGAAAAACGACGTATTCTGTCAAGCTGA
- a CDS encoding class I SAM-dependent methyltransferase — MKSKTDQIRKQYNRIAFFYNSLEAPMEWLRFRNWRNRLKTAIAGHRALEVGVGTGKNLPYYPMDVDVTAIDFSPRMLTYAKKTALNLDIHVNFHLMDVQHLKFPDNSFDTVFGSFVFCSVPDPVMGLKEIRRVCKPGGRLLLLEHVRPQNALAGYLFDIMNPFVVRMMGANINRRTLENINNAGWDIIKDEPLSYSIVRWVESTPKT; from the coding sequence ATAAAAAGCAAAACAGATCAAATCAGAAAGCAGTATAATCGTATCGCTTTTTTCTACAATTCCTTAGAAGCACCAATGGAATGGCTGCGGTTTCGGAACTGGCGTAATCGATTAAAAACAGCGATAGCCGGGCATAGAGCGCTTGAAGTGGGCGTAGGCACGGGCAAAAACCTGCCTTATTATCCGATGGACGTGGATGTCACGGCAATTGATTTCAGTCCGCGTATGTTAACTTATGCCAAAAAGACTGCACTCAATCTAGATATTCATGTCAACTTCCATCTGATGGATGTCCAACATTTAAAATTTCCAGACAATAGCTTCGATACAGTATTTGGCAGCTTTGTCTTTTGTTCGGTACCTGACCCTGTAATGGGTCTCAAAGAGATCCGGAGAGTCTGTAAGCCGGGCGGCCGTCTTTTACTGCTTGAGCATGTACGACCCCAGAATGCTTTAGCAGGGTATCTATTCGATATAATGAATCCGTTTGTAGTTCGTATGATGGGAGCGAATATTAACCGTCGTACCTTAGAGAACATTAACAATGCCGGGTGGGATATCATTAAAGATGAGCCACTTTCATACAGTATTGTTCGTTGGGTTGAATCAACACCAAAAACCTAA
- a CDS encoding permease has protein sequence MDISHFFKLYGEAAKTAAGFFWKSGWAFVFGYSISAMIQAFIPKSRLTQYMGKPGFKSVSLATVFGAASSSCSFAALAAARALVQKGAHFIVAVAFMFASTNLVIELGVLILIFIGWQYLVAEVGGGLILIAVSGILMHLTYPKSWIQEARDKAKHGKSEEEDFDWRQRIRSTEGWNLVGKKFGDDWAMVWEEILIGFTVAGFMAVLVPATFWATIFLADFGDSLPSWLIVLENAAVAPFVAAATFIGSMGNIPLATVLNTNGVLFAGIMGFIYSDLMVPPLVQVNAEYYGWRMALYIAGVMYVSIVITALTLNGTFALIGIVPEGRKAVSQISQFKIDYTFWMNLASAAIVVVMVALRRRHRESRQHHGGHGHGGMDHRGGLSPKRMIAYLCIGILVCGFVAYGLTTFR, from the coding sequence GTGGACATCTCACATTTTTTTAAACTCTACGGAGAAGCCGCAAAAACCGCAGCAGGATTTTTCTGGAAATCCGGTTGGGCGTTCGTGTTCGGGTATTCTATCAGCGCGATGATCCAAGCCTTTATTCCGAAAAGCCGATTGACGCAGTACATGGGGAAACCCGGATTCAAGAGCGTCTCGCTGGCCACCGTTTTCGGCGCTGCCTCCTCGTCATGTTCCTTCGCTGCGCTAGCCGCAGCCCGAGCTCTGGTGCAAAAAGGAGCCCACTTTATCGTAGCGGTGGCCTTTATGTTCGCTTCGACCAACCTGGTCATCGAACTGGGAGTGCTGATCCTGATTTTTATAGGTTGGCAGTATTTGGTGGCCGAGGTGGGAGGAGGGCTGATCTTGATCGCTGTCAGCGGTATTTTAATGCACCTTACTTATCCGAAATCCTGGATACAAGAAGCCCGTGACAAGGCAAAACATGGAAAATCTGAAGAAGAGGACTTTGACTGGCGCCAACGCATCAGGTCCACCGAAGGATGGAATCTGGTTGGCAAAAAATTCGGTGACGATTGGGCCATGGTGTGGGAGGAAATTCTCATCGGTTTCACGGTTGCCGGGTTCATGGCTGTGCTGGTGCCGGCCACATTCTGGGCAACAATTTTCCTGGCCGACTTTGGGGATAGCCTGCCATCCTGGCTGATCGTTCTGGAAAACGCTGCAGTAGCTCCTTTCGTGGCAGCTGCTACCTTCATTGGTTCCATGGGCAACATTCCCCTGGCAACGGTACTCAACACCAACGGAGTGCTCTTTGCCGGAATCATGGGCTTCATCTACTCGGACCTCATGGTCCCCCCCTTGGTACAGGTTAACGCGGAATACTACGGCTGGAGAATGGCCCTGTATATCGCAGGCGTCATGTATGTAAGCATCGTCATTACCGCATTGACGCTGAACGGCACCTTCGCCCTCATCGGCATCGTGCCGGAAGGCCGAAAAGCCGTGTCTCAAATCTCCCAATTCAAGATAGACTACACTTTCTGGATGAATCTGGCCTCCGCTGCCATCGTCGTAGTTATGGTTGCCTTGCGGCGACGTCATAGGGAATCCCGTCAACACCATGGAGGTCACGGCCATGGTGGCATGGATCATCGCGGAGGACTTAGCCCGAAGAGGATGATCGCCTATCTGTGTATTGGGATTTTAGTATGCGGATTCGTCGCCTATGGGCTTACAACCTTTCGGTAA
- a CDS encoding MoaD/ThiS family protein, with protein sequence MKITVKPFLTLRKVMGNLTKIELEIDDLTLRELLEGLCEEFGDHLKNQVFDPKTKKISNMLKVLVNGRHYTTLPHKLETHLCNNDEVALFPPVAGG encoded by the coding sequence ATGAAAATTACGGTAAAGCCTTTTCTAACGCTCCGGAAAGTGATGGGAAATCTTACCAAAATCGAATTGGAAATCGATGATTTGACGCTGAGGGAACTGTTGGAAGGGCTTTGTGAAGAATTTGGCGACCACCTGAAAAATCAGGTGTTTGACCCCAAAACCAAAAAAATCAGCAACATGTTGAAGGTGCTGGTCAATGGCCGCCACTATACAACCCTGCCGCATAAGCTGGAGACCCACCTATGCAACAATGACGAAGTAGCCTTGTTTCCACCGGTTGCAGGGGGCTAA
- a CDS encoding radical SAM protein, translating to METAKIAAGLLKNALRYRYLRRTGRPGRPQALSLEITHDCVARCVMCNIWKISHDVPNLTMDQWLSLLSSDLFMDIRELDITGGEPFLRSDLVELFNGICTLKHDHYAGLKSIAVTTNGLLPERVLPAVEAMMPIMQEQGLDLVVVCALDAVSDLHDRIRNFPGAWPTVDRTIEALVGLRKSFPNLIVGVKTTILPLNVDELDGIARYAEARGLFTIISPCIITEGRYLNPDRAEDLAFDEQDLQKMITFFSGDRFQWSFHGRSLVEYFETGSVSKPCSCGFNYFFVRSNGEVFLCPLINASVGNVTETDVGDLFSSDRAGRIRKTIGRLPQCHSCTEPGLERYSLPFEGWHYLKMLWQTGGVKFMEMHRHMGLDKYFNI from the coding sequence ATGGAAACAGCGAAAATTGCCGCAGGACTGCTCAAAAATGCCTTGCGCTATCGGTACCTGAGGCGCACGGGCCGGCCTGGAAGGCCGCAGGCTTTAAGCTTGGAGATCACCCATGATTGTGTGGCCCGCTGCGTCATGTGCAATATCTGGAAGATTTCACATGACGTGCCTAATCTGACAATGGATCAATGGCTCAGCCTGCTCTCTTCGGACCTATTCATGGATATTCGAGAGTTGGATATTACCGGGGGCGAGCCGTTCCTGCGCAGTGACCTGGTGGAGCTTTTCAACGGCATCTGTACCCTGAAGCACGACCATTATGCAGGCCTTAAGTCCATTGCCGTCACGACCAACGGCCTTTTGCCGGAGAGGGTGCTGCCTGCCGTAGAGGCCATGATGCCGATCATGCAGGAGCAAGGCCTCGACCTCGTAGTGGTCTGTGCCCTGGACGCCGTTAGCGATCTGCATGACCGGATCAGAAATTTTCCAGGTGCCTGGCCGACGGTCGACCGGACCATCGAAGCCCTCGTTGGTTTGAGAAAATCCTTTCCTAATCTGATCGTAGGCGTGAAGACAACTATCCTGCCGCTCAACGTGGATGAACTTGACGGCATTGCGCGCTATGCGGAAGCAAGAGGACTGTTTACCATCATTTCGCCGTGCATCATCACCGAGGGCCGCTACCTGAACCCGGACCGGGCCGAAGATCTTGCCTTCGACGAACAGGATTTGCAGAAAATGATCACTTTTTTTTCCGGCGATCGGTTTCAGTGGAGTTTTCACGGCCGATCGCTGGTGGAATACTTTGAAACAGGCTCGGTGAGTAAGCCTTGTTCCTGCGGGTTCAACTATTTCTTCGTGCGCAGCAACGGGGAGGTGTTTTTGTGCCCCCTGATCAATGCGAGCGTCGGCAATGTCACGGAAACGGATGTTGGAGACCTGTTTTCTTCGGATCGGGCGGGCCGGATAAGGAAAACCATCGGACGCCTCCCCCAGTGCCACAGCTGCACGGAGCCCGGGCTGGAGCGGTATTCACTACCCTTCGAAGGCTGGCACTATTTGAAAATGCTGTGGCAGACCGGCGGTGTGAAGTTTATGGAAATGCACCGCCATATGGGATTGGATAAATATTTTAACATTTAG
- a CDS encoding radical SAM protein gives MVTLSMTNACNLRCRHCWPDSGSVKSFPPVPTQTLGRLVNEIADLGTEEICLAGGEPLLHPDWYTILEQACGQAGIKRVTLQTNGTLIDDAVVDKLKAVEGARILVQISLDGTGPRTHDMVRGKGSFERSLSGLRHLCESGLGPQTQVAFTEMVHNFADLPLLLELADEMGISRCVSGTLVSQGRAKASDHIAPPTPQQYERLLDLYQTDTVFRSRYERIGNIAALEWFKGRSQGSAQRCVCIETPYIDAQGLVYPCHYMPAPAFAVEGAHERSLESVITKALGLWACLPVLDHRRREELKPCKTCVGKEHCAGGCSGRAYAASGNFTSVEDRCHLRKSVYNWNP, from the coding sequence ATGGTCACTCTATCGATGACCAACGCCTGCAATTTGAGGTGTCGCCATTGTTGGCCGGACAGCGGTTCGGTAAAATCCTTTCCACCGGTCCCGACACAAACCCTTGGGAGGCTGGTAAACGAAATTGCCGACTTGGGAACGGAAGAGATCTGCCTTGCCGGCGGGGAGCCGTTGCTCCACCCTGACTGGTACACCATTTTGGAGCAGGCCTGCGGGCAGGCTGGAATAAAGCGGGTTACCTTGCAGACCAACGGCACCTTGATCGACGATGCCGTTGTGGATAAATTGAAGGCGGTCGAAGGTGCCCGTATATTGGTCCAGATAAGCCTGGACGGCACGGGACCCAGAACCCACGACATGGTTAGAGGAAAGGGCAGTTTTGAACGCTCGCTCTCAGGGTTGAGGCATCTATGTGAATCCGGACTCGGCCCACAGACCCAGGTGGCCTTTACCGAGATGGTGCACAATTTTGCCGATTTGCCCCTGCTGCTGGAATTGGCTGATGAGATGGGCATTTCAAGGTGTGTTAGCGGCACCCTGGTTTCCCAGGGGCGCGCCAAAGCGTCGGACCACATCGCCCCTCCCACGCCTCAACAATACGAGCGCCTGCTGGACCTTTACCAAACCGATACGGTATTCAGATCCCGCTACGAAAGGATAGGCAACATTGCCGCCTTGGAGTGGTTCAAGGGCAGATCCCAAGGGTCCGCACAAAGATGCGTATGTATCGAAACACCATATATCGACGCACAAGGGTTGGTGTATCCCTGCCATTACATGCCGGCGCCGGCCTTCGCTGTCGAAGGCGCCCACGAACGTTCACTGGAAAGCGTCATAACCAAGGCTTTAGGGTTGTGGGCCTGCTTGCCCGTGCTGGACCACCGGCGGCGTGAGGAATTGAAGCCTTGCAAAACGTGCGTGGGCAAGGAACATTGTGCAGGCGGCTGTTCAGGAAGGGCTTACGCCGCCAGTGGAAACTTCACGTCGGTGGAAGACCGCTGCCACTTGAGAAAATCGGTTTACAACTGGAATCCATGA